One stretch of Vespula vulgaris chromosome 20, iyVesVulg1.1, whole genome shotgun sequence DNA includes these proteins:
- the LOC127071002 gene encoding probable cytochrome P450 305a1 isoform X2: MYASVLLLFIVIILLIIFENARRWIQKNFPPGPFSWPFIGNQSLLKRLARKHGSQHVAFWKLAERYKSDVIMLRLGMRNIIVVSGVVAVHKLLRSDDFDGRPWNEFIKLRNMGMRKGITMNDGTEWKDVRSWVVRALKTVGYGKREMSNLIQDELAIILENLKKGGIYRMKTTIAPAVINVLWTFTTGKRINEDSKLRYFNDLMERRARAFDMAGGMLSTFPWIRYIAPETSGYNLLMKLNNELKDFLTETIYDHKKNYVPGNETNLIDMFLREMYDQKGSKYIFTGEQLLMILLDLFLAGFNTTATALDFLFLHMVVHQDVQRKVREEIATKIGLDEFPKLEDRSKLPYVEAVMTEVQRMYVVTPIIGPRRVFRDTTLEGYSIPENTTILVNLYSVNMNADLYPNPHEFKPERFLKDDVHQPDKNLVLFGKVFNFFR, from the exons ATGTACGCCAGTGTATTATTACTTTTCATAGTGATCATTTTGTTGATAATCTTTGAAAATGCACGACGATGGATCCAGAAGAATTTTCCACCag GGCCCTTTTCTTGGCCGTTTATTGGAAATCAATCCCTTTTGAAACGATTGGCTCGTAAGCACGGTAGTCAACACGTGGCATTTTGGAAGCTTGCTGAAAGATATAAGAGCGATGTAATAATGTTGAGATTAGGTATGCGTAACATCATTGTGGTTTCTGGTGTGGTAGCCGTTCACAAATTACTGCGCAGCGATGATTTTGATGGTCGTCCCTGGAACGAATTCATCAAGTTACGCAATATGGGTATGAGGAAAG GTATTACTATGAACGATGGAACGGAATGGAAAGACGTTAGATCGTGGGTGGTACGAGCGCTAAAGACCGTTGGATATGGCAAACGAGAGATGTCGAACCTCATCCAGGACGAACTAGCTATAATTCTggaaaatctaaaaaaaggTGGTATATATCGAATGAAGACGACGATCGCGCCCGCTGTCATAAACGTTCTTTGGACTTTTACAACGGGAAAGCGAATCAACGAGGATTCGAA ATTACGATATTTCAACGATCTGATGGAACGACGTGCTCGTGCCTTCGACATGGCTGGAGGAATGCTATCTACTTTCCCTTGGATTCGTTACATCGCGCCGGAGACATCGGGTTACAATCTTCTCATGAAACTCAACAACGAATTGAAGGATTTCCTAACG GAGACTATATACGATCACAAGAAGAACTATGTTCCTGGTAACGAGACCAATTTAATCGATATGTTCCTTCGCGAGATGTACGATCAGAAAGGATCGAAATACATTTTCACAG GCGAGCAGTTGTTGATGATATTGTTGGATCTATTTCTCGCCGGCTTCAATACCACCGCTACTGCCttggattttctctttttacacaTGGTCGTTCATCAGGATGTACAACGAAAAGTAAGGGAAGAGATAGCGACGAAGATAGGTTTGGACGAGTTCCCAAAGTTGGAAGATAGATCCAA GCTCCCTTATGTAGAGGCCGTTATGACCGAGGTTCAACGCATGTACGTGGTAACTCCGATAATAGGCCCGCGACGAGTCTTTCGAGATACGACGTTGGAAGGTTATTCGATACCAGAGAATACCACTATCCTCGTCAATCTATACAGCGTCAATATGAATGCAGATCTCTACCCGAATCCGCACGAATTTAAACCGGAACGTTTCTTGAAGGACGACGTTCATCAACCCGATAAGAACTTGGTGCTCTTTGGCAAAG tttttaatttttttcgttag
- the LOC127071002 gene encoding probable cytochrome P450 305a1 isoform X1, protein MYASVLLLFIVIILLIIFENARRWIQKNFPPGPFSWPFIGNQSLLKRLARKHGSQHVAFWKLAERYKSDVIMLRLGMRNIIVVSGVVAVHKLLRSDDFDGRPWNEFIKLRNMGMRKGITMNDGTEWKDVRSWVVRALKTVGYGKREMSNLIQDELAIILENLKKGGIYRMKTTIAPAVINVLWTFTTGKRINEDSKLRYFNDLMERRARAFDMAGGMLSTFPWIRYIAPETSGYNLLMKLNNELKDFLTETIYDHKKNYVPGNETNLIDMFLREMYDQKGSKYIFTGEQLLMILLDLFLAGFNTTATALDFLFLHMVVHQDVQRKVREEIATKIGLDEFPKLEDRSKLPYVEAVMTEVQRMYVVTPIIGPRRVFRDTTLEGYSIPENTTILVNLYSVNMNADLYPNPHEFKPERFLKDDVHQPDKNLVLFGKGNRRCPGEHLAKSALFLLFVGIVQKYALLPVPGQGPYAVEAIPGLTIAPKPYEAMVVPQ, encoded by the exons ATGTACGCCAGTGTATTATTACTTTTCATAGTGATCATTTTGTTGATAATCTTTGAAAATGCACGACGATGGATCCAGAAGAATTTTCCACCag GGCCCTTTTCTTGGCCGTTTATTGGAAATCAATCCCTTTTGAAACGATTGGCTCGTAAGCACGGTAGTCAACACGTGGCATTTTGGAAGCTTGCTGAAAGATATAAGAGCGATGTAATAATGTTGAGATTAGGTATGCGTAACATCATTGTGGTTTCTGGTGTGGTAGCCGTTCACAAATTACTGCGCAGCGATGATTTTGATGGTCGTCCCTGGAACGAATTCATCAAGTTACGCAATATGGGTATGAGGAAAG GTATTACTATGAACGATGGAACGGAATGGAAAGACGTTAGATCGTGGGTGGTACGAGCGCTAAAGACCGTTGGATATGGCAAACGAGAGATGTCGAACCTCATCCAGGACGAACTAGCTATAATTCTggaaaatctaaaaaaaggTGGTATATATCGAATGAAGACGACGATCGCGCCCGCTGTCATAAACGTTCTTTGGACTTTTACAACGGGAAAGCGAATCAACGAGGATTCGAA ATTACGATATTTCAACGATCTGATGGAACGACGTGCTCGTGCCTTCGACATGGCTGGAGGAATGCTATCTACTTTCCCTTGGATTCGTTACATCGCGCCGGAGACATCGGGTTACAATCTTCTCATGAAACTCAACAACGAATTGAAGGATTTCCTAACG GAGACTATATACGATCACAAGAAGAACTATGTTCCTGGTAACGAGACCAATTTAATCGATATGTTCCTTCGCGAGATGTACGATCAGAAAGGATCGAAATACATTTTCACAG GCGAGCAGTTGTTGATGATATTGTTGGATCTATTTCTCGCCGGCTTCAATACCACCGCTACTGCCttggattttctctttttacacaTGGTCGTTCATCAGGATGTACAACGAAAAGTAAGGGAAGAGATAGCGACGAAGATAGGTTTGGACGAGTTCCCAAAGTTGGAAGATAGATCCAA GCTCCCTTATGTAGAGGCCGTTATGACCGAGGTTCAACGCATGTACGTGGTAACTCCGATAATAGGCCCGCGACGAGTCTTTCGAGATACGACGTTGGAAGGTTATTCGATACCAGAGAATACCACTATCCTCGTCAATCTATACAGCGTCAATATGAATGCAGATCTCTACCCGAATCCGCACGAATTTAAACCGGAACGTTTCTTGAAGGACGACGTTCATCAACCCGATAAGAACTTGGTGCTCTTTGGCAAAG gAAACAGACGATGCCCCGGCGAGCATCTGGCAAAATCCGCACTTTTCCTACTTTTCGTTGGTATTGTACAAAAATACGCGCTACTTCCCGTACCAGGCCAAGGACCTTATGCCGTCGAAGCAATTCCAGGTCTAACGATCGCACCGAAACCATACGAGGCGATGGTTGTACCGCAATGA
- the LOC127070999 gene encoding methyl farnesoate epoxidase-like, whose amino-acid sequence MLLTTIYLLLTIFCLFCIYDCFKPRYFPPGPAWLPIIGCLAAFKRLQSKYGFSHLAFKKLEETYGPIVGLKLGRQKIVTISTYDFVKQALLQDDFNGRPESFSFKIRAFGKKKGVLFTEGQTWSQCRRFTMRHLRTFGLGQSLMNKRLTREAQYLMENLREQSEHGSVLMHNAFDVAVINALWTMFAGRRFEYNDEKSKEILETIHNSFRLTDTMGGLLSHMPFLRFIAPNWCNYNETMSLLRKQWKFIDEEITKHELDLTDGEPRDLIEAFLLEISSRKGNDSSDIFDRENLLILCLDLLLAGTKTTSDMLAITILFLSLNRQWIKPLQEELDKQTGRTRAPTFEDSSSLPTVEAFLAEVQRYLIMAPFGVPHKTMTDVDFNGYRIPKDTLILFDYYSVHYDSVYWDRPEEFRPQRFLDKNGQFCQNNANIPFGLGKRRCLGELLARSTFFLYFVYFIYYFDFDISPVHEMPNLNGYDSFTLSPKPYYLKLSMRSDIKH is encoded by the exons ATGCTGTTGACGACGATCTACCTTCTTTTGACAATCTTCTGCCTCTTTTGCATCTACGATTGCTTTAAGCCAAGATATTTCCCACCTG GTCCTGCTTGGTTACCCATAATAGGATGTTTAGCGGCTTTCAAAAGATTACAATCTAAATACGGATTTTCCCATCTggcatttaaaaaattggaGGAAACTTATGGACCGATCGTGGGACTAAAGTTGGGACGACAAAAGATCGTCACGATCTCGACTTATGATTTTGTAAAACAAGCTTTGCTTCAGGATGATTTTAATGGTCGACCAGAGTCATTCTCGTTCAAGATTCGTGCCtttgggaagaaaaaag gaGTATTGTTCACCGAGGGTCAAACGTGGTCTCAATGTCGAAGATTCACGATGCGTCACTTACGAACGTTCGGTTTGGGCCAATCACTGATGAACAAACGGCTGACGAGAGAAGCACAGTATCTCATGGAGAATCTACGAGAACAAAGCGAACATGGATCGGTGCTCATGCATAACGCTTTTGACGTAGCCGTTATCAACGCGCTGTGGACGATGTTTGCCGGTCGTAGATTCGAATACAACGATGAAAAGTCGAAGGAAATACTGGAAACTATTCATAATTCCTTTAG GCTGACGGATACCATGGGTGGACTTTTGTCCCATATGCCCTTCTTACGCTTCATCGCACCGAACTGGTGTAATTACAACGAGACCATGAGTCTTCTCAGAAAACAATGGAAATTTATCGACGAGGAGATTACCAAGCACGAGCTAGACTTGACGGATGGAGAGCCGCGGGACCTGATCGAAGCTTTTCTTCTTGAAATATCGTCTCGCAAAGGAAACGATTCCAGTGACATATTCGATC GCGAGAATTTACTGATCCTGTGTCTCGATCTCTTGCTTGCTGGCACCAAAACGACGAGCGACATGTTGGCGATTaccatattatttttgtcgttGAATCGTCAATGGATAAAGCCACTTCAAGAAGAATTGGACAAGCAAACCGGCAGAACGCGGGCACCAACGTTCGAGGATTCTTCATCTTTACCAACGGTAGAAGCCTTTTTAGCAGAG GTACAAAGATACTTGATCATGGCACCCTTTGGGGTACCACACAAAACCATGACGGACGTCGACTTTAACGGATATCGCATACCCAAG gaCACATTGATACTCTTCGACTATTACAGCGTTCACTATGATTCAGTTTACTGGGATCGTCCGGAAGAATTTAGGCCTCAACGTTTTCTCGATAAGAACGGTCAATTTTGTCAAAACAACGCGAACATACCGTTCGGATTAG GAAAGAGGCGATGTCTCGGAGAATTACTTGCTCGTTCAacgtttttcttatatttcgtctactttatatattatttcgattttgatATCTCACCTGTACATGAAATGCCCAATCTAAACGGCTACGACAGTTTCACTTTATCACCGAAACCGTACTATCTCAAGCTCTCGATGAGATCCGATATAAAGCACTGA
- the LOC127071001 gene encoding uncharacterized protein LOC127071001, which translates to MRIRPGCATALAVLLQIVLAAGKALEQTQQIQLQVQQQRQQQPQQVPYGTAAEKRLADWNGDAGGHYGGDDYGGSLAGGDYGGDVGGGGDDVGGAIEEHHVQEHHDDHHDPGYWKKKMIWKPGWKKIWKPAQKQIWKPAWKKIWKPVWEPTKKAVWKEIQVPAWKKIWKPVWKEIQVPVWKEIQVPAWKKIWKPVWVPIKVPAWKEIQVPDWKKVWKPVWKEIQVPAWKEIQVPAWKKLWIPEWVKVGIPGEHYHGTDHHGWQYTSHDLWKKKLIWKPVWKKYWKPAKKQIWIPDKKLEWKEAWKQIWRPAKKQIWVEDKKLTWKEEWKQVWKPDKKLIWVPDKKLEWKEAWKQIWKTEKKLEWIPDKKLAWKEAWKQIWVPAWKEIWVPAWKKIWKPVWISEWFPNEDHHHHHQGWADRKDSQGQNAQPVPLSPEFAGNQNKSEQQRLVERNQVRWNRSFEGDVKSPAESLLPPPVPTSNQNAAPSNFTFRTR; encoded by the exons ATGAGGATTCGCCCGGGATGCGCG ACTGCACTAGCAGTGCTACTGCAGATCGTTCTTGCGGCGGGCAAGGCTTTGGAGCAAACGCAGCAAATACAGCTACAAGTGCAACAGCAACGGCAACAACAACCGCAGCAAGTCCC GTACGGTACAGCGGCTGAGAAACGATTGGCCGATTGGAACGGAGATGCCGGGGGTCACTATGGCGGGGATGATTACGGTGGTAGTTTAGCCGGTGGAGATTACGGTGGAGATGTCGGAGGTGGCGGAGACGACGTTGGGGGAGCGATCGAGGAACACCACGTGCAAGAACATCACGACGATCATCACGATCCTGGTtactggaaaaagaaaatgatttggAAACCAGGCTGGAAGAAAATTTGGAAACCGGCTCAAAAACAAATTTGGAAACCTGCGTGGAAGAAGATTTGGAAGCCTGTTTGGGAGCCGACGAAGAAGGCCGTTTGGAAGGAAATCCAAGTACCAGCCTGGAAAAAGATTTGGAAGCCCGTTTGGAAGGAGATACAGGTGCCAGTGTGGAAGGAAATTCAAGTACCTGCgtggaaaaaaatttggaagCCCGTATGGGTACCCATAAAAGTTCCAGCTTGGAAAGAGATTCAAGTGCCCGATTGGAAGAAGGTTTGGAAGCCCGTGTGGAAGGAGATACAGGTTCCAGCTTGGAAGGAAATTCAAGTACCGGCGTGGAAGAAACTTTGGATACCGGAATGGGTGAAGGTCGGTATACCCGGTGAACATTATCACGGTACGGACCACCACGGCTGGCAATATACCAGTCACGATTTgtggaaaaagaaactgaTCTGGAAGCCGGTGtggaaaaaatattggaaacCGGCGAAGAAACAAATATGGATACCGGATAAGAAACTCGAGTGGAAGGAAGCGTGGAAGCAGATCTGGCGACCTGCCAAGAAACAAATCTGGGTCGAGGACAAGAAACTGACGTGGAAGGAAGAATGGAAACAAGTATGGAAGCCGGACAAGAAGTTGATTTGGGTGCCGGACAAGAAGTTGGAGTGGAAGGAAGCATGGAAACAGATTTGGAAAACGGAGAAGAAACTCGAATGGATACCGGACAAGAAATTAGCTTGGAAAGAGGCATGGAAGCAGATTTGGGTACCGGCCTGGAAAGAAATTTGGGTTCCCGCCTGGAAGAAGATATGGAAACCGGTATGGATATCGGAGTGGTTCCCTAACGaggatcatcatcatcatcatcagggATGGGCCGATCGAAAGGACAGCCAAGGACAGAACGCGCAACCAGTCCCGCTTAGTCCCGAGTTCGCAGGAAATCAAAATAAGAGCGAGCAGCAACGGCTGGTCGAGAGGAATCAAGTCAGGTGGAACAGATCGTTCGAAGGAGATGTAAAGTCACCCGCGGAAAGCTTGCTACCACCTCCAGTTCCAACGTCGAATCAAAACGCCGCCCCTTCCAACTTTACCTTCCGCACCCGTTGA